The Lysobacter gummosus sequence CTGGTGTCGCCGTTACAGGCGAGGTCGGCGGGGGTAAGGCTGCTGGAGTAATCCGCGGGCACGACCGAGCCTTGCGAGATCAGGTAGAAAGCCAGGTTGGCCACGCCGGAGGTGAGGTGCGGATCGTACTTCTTGCCCTCGGCGGTATCGGCCGCGGTGAAGCCGCCCACCGGATAGCACTTCAACGATGGGCTGGACTGGAAGGCGATGTCGAGGTTCTGCTGGAACATCACCCGCAGCGGCTGCAGCTGGGTGCCCGGGCCCGCGGGGCGGTAGTTCAGCTTCTCGCCGATCAGGAAGTCGCCCGGATCGGCGGCGCTGCCGATGCTGTACTCGACCAGGGTGCCGAAGATGTCCGAGGTCGCTTCGTTGAGGCCGCCGGTGTCCTTGATGCTGTAGTAGCCGAGATTGGCGGTGGCTTCGGTGACGGCGTGGGTCATCTCATGGCCGGCGACGTCGAGAGCGACCAGCGGGAAATTGCCGTTGCTGGCGTCGCCGTCGCCGTAGATCATCTGGGTACCGTCCCAGGCGGCGTTGAAGTAGTTGCTGCCGAAATGGACGTAGCTCTTCACGCCGCGGCCGTCATTCTTGATGCCGTTGCGGCCATGGACGGCCTTGTAGTAGTCCCAGGTCGCGCCCACGCCGTAGTGCGCGTCGACCGCGGCGGTTGCGCGGTCGGAGGTGGTGTTGTTGCCCCAGACGTTGTCGGTGTCCGTCACGGCCTTGCCCAGGAAGGTGAACGAATAGTTCCGGGCATCGAGGGTCTGGCCGCTGCCGCGCGAGGGGTCGGTCAACTCGTAGCCGCTGCTGACCGAATTGCTGACGATGCCGACGTTGCCCAGAGTCAGGGTCTTGCCGGTACCGCTGGCGGCGGCGGCTTCGACATGATCCTCGGCTTCCAGCAGGCGGCCGTCGCGGGCGTCGAGGAAGTACGACATCACGCCCGGGGTCTGGCTGCCGTTGCGCTCGCCGCGCAGGTCGACCTGATAAGCCAGGGTCGGTTCCATGCCGTTGCGGGCATACACGACCAGTTTGGCCGGATCGAGTTCGGCGACGCGGCCGTCGAAGTGGGCGCCGGCCTCGGAGCGGGCCTGGGCGGCGGCGATGCCGGGCTTGAGTTGCGGGCGCGCGATGGTGCGCATGTTGCTGCCCTGGGTGACCGAGAGCAGTTCGCCGTTGCGCGTATGCACGACCATGTCGCCGCCGATCACCGGCAGGCCTTCATAGCTGCGTTCCATGCGCACGTGCTCGGTGCCGTCGCGGTCGATCATCACGTCGCGGGCGTGGAAGCCGTCGGCGCTGGCCAGGTGGACCTCGCCCGCGCCGACGC is a genomic window containing:
- a CDS encoding M4 family metallopeptidase, whose product is MQLKTALLSAAVLGALAGVAVYGTRHHTATGAAAVASSTGSGAQTGTLVPANAKAAAARNSAALRALIDTSARPGSQQAWASNSSEQADRTAAADRARGLLAGVGAGEVHLASADGFHARDVMIDRDGTEHVRMERSYEGLPVIGGDMVVHTRNGELLSVTQGSNMRTIARPQLKPGIAAAQARSEAGAHFDGRVAELDPAKLVVYARNGMEPTLAYQVDLRGERNGSQTPGVMSYFLDARDGRLLEAEDHVEAAAASGTGKTLTLGNVGIVSNSVSSGYELTDPSRGSGQTLDARNYSFTFLGKAVTDTDNVWGNNTTSDRATAAVDAHYGVGATWDYYKAVHGRNGIKNDGRGVKSYVHFGSNYFNAAWDGTQMIYGDGDASNGNFPLVALDVAGHEMTHAVTEATANLGYYSIKDTGGLNEATSDIFGTLVEYSIGSAADPGDFLIGEKLNYRPAGPGTQLQPLRVMFQQNLDIAFQSSPSLKCYPVGGFTAADTAEGKKYDPHLTSGVANLAFYLISQGSVVPADYSSSLTPADLACNGDTSVVGVGLAKAGAIWYRALTKYFVSSTDYPGARTGTLQATADLYGADSTEYKTVARAWSAVSVN